The genomic segment AACACCAGAGATGCTGGTGCTGGTCTGGGAATTTAGCGGCCCCCTCGTGGAGGAGGAAGAGTGGAAAGTCCCATTTGCAGCCTCTCACCTACTGGACGAAGGAGAGACGCAATTTATCTGTGTGTTTCGATATCTCTGTGCTTGCGTGAGAGTGATACACACGAGGCAGTGAGAGTGAACCCAATTGCCTTTGAATGAGTACGAAGGACGTTAATGTTTCTTAGGGTGGTTTGTCTCTTTGCTCCTGGGAGCAAAGGCTGTGTGGGACACACCTGGAAAGCACTGACGGTGTTTCAGAAGGTTTTAGTTTCACTCACACACGTCCACACGTCATTTGACTCGCCAACATTTTCGTTCAAGTGAGCATGGGGACGAACGTGGTGGCTTTGTGGGAGTTTGCCAGCAGTTCGCATGTACTTGTACAAATATTAAGCTGGGGGTATTTAGAAGAGATGCCTAAGTGTATATGGAGTAATGATGATGTGATGAGAGCAAAGAACCAATAAAACCCATGCTGATTCTAGTCTTGTAACCTGTAGCAAGATATTGAAAGCAGGACCTATAGTGTTCATTCGTTGGAAAAATACACATGATTTTGGAAGCAGATAAATTGCACCTTTGAAATTACGTAATGTGGAGGTAACTGCTGATACATTTCTTGGTATAAACTTCCTACATATGATTTTGGACAAAAATGGGGGCAGTGCCATATTGAAACATAAATGCTGTCATTATAAAAGACCTTCACAGGTAAGTACTTCAAGGGGTGATTATTCAGCAATATCATGATTTAATAAACGTGCATAATATGTAGTTACACAATCCATTGCAGCACATTCctaatacgtgtgtgtgtgcacgtgaccagagagagagaagatttttAGCACAGCGCTCTTTACACTGTATCAGTTGTTATTAAAGCAAAAGTCTCTTGCCatagaataattatttaaatcacTAAAAAGGTATAATTGAggcgttcccctcgtggctcagtggttcgcAAACCAGGtgagtagccatgaggatgtgggtttgatccctggccttgctcagtgagttagggacctggcactgctgtgagctcgggtgtaggtcacagatgcactttggatcctgtggtgctgtggctgtggcagaagcttgcggctacagctccgatttgacccctagcctgggcacctccataggccacaggtacagccctaaaaagaccaaaaaaatgtgtcACTGAGTGCCTGTTATTTCATTCAAAACGTTGTGCAACCATTCGCACGATGTAACGGCAGGACACTtccattgtttaaaaagaaaccctCCATAACTGTTACTCAGTCACCACGTATTGacctgcccctccagcccctgccaacAACGAAGTTGGGTTTTGATTCCACGGATCACCTATACGGGAGAGTTCAAGTATTTGAACCCGCAGCCTCTGGTGTCTTGGGCCTATGGCACATGGGGTCCTGAGAGCGAGATGGCCTCATTGGTGTAAAGTGATCAAGCTGACTAAAGGAGCCATTAGAAAGGCTGTTTCTAGGTGTCtacagaagggaaaagagagctgCATCAAGGCCTCATTCCTAAGCTGCTGACTGAAAGAATATGCGCAACCTGAGAGTTGAGAGTTCACTTTTATTTGGGGCAGAAGGAAGCCCTAAgtccaggaggcagcatctccaGCTACCCTGAGGAAACCGCTCTAAGGAAgcgagggaggggctgggatatGGAGGCCTTTAGCGAGGAAGGGCAGGTAGACACCCaatggtcacacacacacagtggccaGGTGCTTTTAGCAATGGACCTAAGACAGGCAGAAACACGCCATGAGTGGTTATCCTCATGGATCAAATCTCCCCCAGGtaactctttttccttctgaacaTCAGGGCAAAGTGTGACTGACACAGTCACTTTCACAAACCCAGACTCCAATGAATAGACCTAGAATTTAATGCCATTGAAACAATttcgtttttaaaaaattatcctcatATCCATTAAACAGAGTTAAACAAAGactaattcattttcaaaataggtTTGGCCCGTTGACCCTATAGGCTTTGTCACACCAACTCCGCAGTAATTCTTCAAAACGATTCTCAGACTATTCTCCCCCAAAGGCTCTCAAGGTCATGAAGCCACACCTAGTGGTTGACATTAGATTTTGCCTGGGCAGATGTTTTCCTTGTAGAGGTGGCCCACGTATGTGGAGATTCCCGTACAAGTCAGGAGACAGTCTTTCAAGTCCCTGATGAAGCTGCTCGGAAACCAGTGGTTTCCGGTTTCTGGAGCGactaggcagagagaaaagaaaagtcttcTATTTCCACCCACACGTGTGAATTCTCAACTTGCTATAAGTCATAGACGCCTTGAGGGGAATAGACTCTCTGCAGCTGAAAAACATAGATTAAAACCAGTAATAGGCCAGACCAAGGGTCATGGGAATTGAGTTCATATTGAGCAGTGTATTGACTCTCTCCTAAGTGAGTTCTGTTCGGAGTCCAGTTTGTAACCACTTCCCTTTTTCCTGGGAGGGCATCAGCCCAACAGCCAAGGAACGTTTTAACCCGTCCGATAAAGACGAGGTTTGCCGGGAGCCAGGAAAAGCCAAGGGGCCTTCTTGGATTTTTCCTGGCCCTCACTGCTTCTTTATAGCTGTCGGTGACCCACTCTAAGTTTTCTGGTTTGGGAGGAGACTGGGACCATGTCACAAGGACGTCAGGATGGCACAGGTCTGACAAGGAGGGGTCGattggttttccttcttttgtgcAAGTGGAGTGGACTTTATCTGCATGTGGTATAATCTTGAACTCTCCTGCGGTTGTTACCTTTTACTTGATAATGCTCTGCCTGTAATAAAAGCTGTCCAAAACATCCAGGTGACTTTTTCAAATTGTTCTGAAATGCTTCGGTGGCCCTCTGAGTTACCTCAGAATTCGCTGGAGAAGAAATTTAATTAGAACTTGACACTTGGGAAGtttgttaaaaatatcaaaacatgtATGAAATTTGGTCACATTGTGGAATGATACACTCACATAATCAAAGTCATGAAGGATTTGAAAGCAAGTAGGAATCACCCAACGATGAAGAAATTCACACAGTTTGCTCCCAGAGACAGCATGTTCCAAGAAAACTTGCTTCTCGTGACCGAGAGGTCAACACACAAACAGATTTCAATCTTTGTGTCTCCTATTACGGACAAGCatatattttattggttttaCACACTGAAATGCTTCCTTGACTAGTTTGGTCGTTTTAAGCACATATTAcaatttttacctttaaaaaatgtaagcttTAGTGAAAGCCAAGAAGAAAGCAACTGCAAACTTGATGTGATATTGGCATCCTCCGATTAGCAAACTTCAGAACATAGTCCATAATCTCTCACAACGGGCATTTTCCCAAACCAAATGTCTCCTTTATGAGGTACAGATGCATATTCAATAAACAGACGTCTTTAGCTTCCCTCTTGCTAGAAAACAAAGGTAGACAAGCTGGAATCTGTGCAGCAGTCAGTGTCCAGCATTTCATCTCCTACGTGACCCAGACCTTTGCTGAGTCTTCATCACCTGCTCATTGAGTAGAAGTGTAGCATTTCAAGTTACCACAAATCTGGAAAAACGGATTAAGGTCGATATTTCTcaaacacaattattttattttaacgtGTTCATTGAAGAGTTTCCTCTCATTGATCTCCATTTCATTACTCTACAACGTCATTACACCAAATCAATGTCCTGGCAGACAAATGCGGTGACAGATGTGGTATGAACTTCCTGACTCTCAGTAAACTTAGGTACAGCAAAAGTATTATACTTAACCCTGATGACTCTAAAAACATGTCTGTATTAAGAAAAATGTGCTTCAGCAACAAACTTGGACTCACGTTAATACCAGACATTTACGCTCAGTACTTCCCAGATCATGGAAACCTTAAGTTCATTTAGCTTcgtttctcttttatttagagTTGCTTCTTTGTGTTTACCTGTCTTGAAGCCAAGGAGATAGAGCTCATTGTATCACAAAGGTACATTCagagacatacatatatttcagcagagagagagcttggagcttattttaaaatttgatctaGGATGTATCATGCCCAGGCTGTCTTACAAAGGAAAGCCATCTTTCATACATTTCACTGGTTTGTAATTGCAAGTGGTTTCATTCTGAAGACTGCAGCTCAAGGGGCTGTCTTTAGGAGACAAAACGGAGTTCCCCATAGCTGGCACACGCATGTGCCTACAAGACAAATGCAAATATACCCACACAGAACAAAATCTGATTCCTGCAGGAGAAAGTCAAAACGGTGACATCTAACAGTTTCCTCCactattttttcaaatgcaaCTTCCTCTTTTTAACAGTAAGGAACATGCCCATGGAAGCATAGGGACTCGTGATTGCACTTGACGTGGCAATTCACCTGGCGAAGGCAAGACCAAAAATAGCCCTTGGAATAAGTTGAATTTACCTCCTTGAATGGAAaagcctcttccctctcctttctctctctcttttcccttctgcttGGAACGTCTACTAATTAACTCAAAGTCTTAGGCAAAGTTGGCTGTGTTGGGATACCGAGGGCATGACAAGGGTGAGCTGCATGCTTTCCCCCAGGCATCTATTTGCTCTCTCAGGGTCAGAAGTCTGGAAAAGAAGTTATCAGGCAAGATTTCTCTAATGCATATATAAAAAGAGCAAGTTTTGAACTTTCAGACGCGTTTTACCTCAACCAGTTTTCTCTGGAGTCTAAAGGATATCGTAGCCACAGAGTTTAAGTTGAATTTCTCCTTATTCATACATTTATCACTACAGGTTGACCAGTTTGCCACGGTTTTTCACAAGGGGCTATCCGACGGAATGGAAGAGGAAGTGATTCCCACATTTCCTTGAAGTCCAATCTACATGCACATGGGAAGAAACCCAGAATCCTCACCAGCAGATGGAAGCCTCAAGCCCGAAAAGCAGAGTCGGACAGCACAAGGCTCAGATTGGCTTCCAAGTCCCTCTAAGCCCGGGACCGCAGCCCAAATGGTACCTTACAGATCAGGTGGAATgtcagaagcaaacaaacaaacaaatgcccaCATGGGACCAAGAGTTGCCCAGACAGAGCCATGTCCCAGCGGCCCCAGAGTGCACACTGGCGGACTTACCCAGATGCCGACAGAGCTGCTGCAAGGTTTCAGACACTGTTTTCCTCCTGCCCTCAAATAATCACCCAGAGGGGGATGTAGGGCTCAtgtgggtgggaggaagagaggcGCATCCCTGAGGCCAAGGGGGCCTTGGCAGCTGCTAGGGTGCTCTCTCCTCCGCCTGCCATCCCCACACTGGAGTTCCTACTTCCCGCATGGCAGAATGGGCATGACTAGGGCATGGCCTTTCCCCAAGTGTCCCAGGCCCTCCGGCCTCTGAAGGAGGCCTCCAACCCTCTGCCTTCCTGAAAGAGGCTGGCTGCGAGGAGGACGAACTCGGAGCATCTGATCAAGCCGGGGGACCCCTGTGGGGGCCTCCTGACCACAAGCAAGATCCAGGACAAGCCCCCAAATTCTGGAGCCTAAAAGTGGCCTCTGTACCCCAGCCCCAGTTaggtctcagagacagagttgtgggtgaaacagaaagaagagctTTACTGCTTTCCCGGGCAAGAGAGGCCACCACAGGCTAATGCCTCCAAGCTGTGTCCTCCTTGAGCGGGACCAGCAAGGGGTCTTCCAGGGTTAGACTGAAAGACAGGGTGAAAGACTAAGGCGTCGCTGTTATTCTCCCTCCTCGGAGCATTTCCGAGTCCTCACGCCCAGCGTCTCAAGTCCTCAAGGCATTCACAAAGCAACCATGGAACATGCTTGGCTAGGCCTTTGTAAAGGGGGAAAAATTCTAACTGATTCTATAATATTTTGAAGTCTGGAATGGGAACGTTTTTCACAATGAGCGTTTTAGTCCTGGTCAGGTGAAGAATGGAGAAGGCCATTGCAAAGCACAAACAAGAATGCGGACAAGACACAGAAAGGGTAAGGGAGGTGAAAAGAGCAATGAGGAGACGCAGGTATCATAGTTCACGTCCGTTTCCCTTGGGATCAATACACATCTCAACAAACATCAACACCTTCCTCCTTTTGTGTAAACCCTTGCTTGAAACCCAAGGATTTCAGATAGGACCATCACCATTGCTTTATTTTAACCTTGAGGCGGTGCCACAGATTCATTATAGGAAGCAAAAAGCTTCAGAGTGACCACGTCTCTGTTCTTCTCCATTAGGCACTCATTAGATGTCCTATTGGGCAGGTATCTGGAGACATCAAAATGTGAGTATCTTCTTTGAGTTAGTTGTCCTTGACTTTCAGCTTAAGAACCTTATACAAGCCGTGTCTGAGCTCCTTGTTCTTGAGTGCATAGACCACGGGGTTGAGGGCAGGAGGAATGACATTGTGGAGCACATTGAGTAGGACTGGGATGAGGGGAACCGTCATTGCTGCACTGTGGGTGACGGAAATGACAACAATGACTGTGTAGAAGAACAGGATTAGGATGAGGTGGGACGTGCAGGTGCTTAGGGCCTTGGATGCAGCTTCGGCTGAGTTCAGCTTCAGCACAGAGTGAAGTATCAAAGCATATGACAACataatcaaacccaagtcacttCCCATGAGTGTCCAAGCCAGAAGGAGCTGGTACATGCTGCTGATGGTCCTGTCATCACAGGCGAGGCGGGTGACCCCACGATTCGAGCACAGACAGTGCTCAATTTCGTTTCTGGAGCAGTATTGTCTCTGGGCAGCCAACACAGGCACTGGGATGGTAAGTAAGCAGCTTCTCAGTGCCATGAACACCGTTGCTTTGGCCACAAAAGATCGTGTAACTATGGATGTATAGTGTAGTGGTCGACAAATGGCTACATATCTATCCATAGCCATGCAGACAAAGACGCCCGACTCCATTGCTACAAAGCAATGGATGACATACATCTGCAGAAAGCACTCAGGGAGACTGATGGCCTTGGCATCAAACCACAAGATGGCCAAAATCTTGGGCATGATGGTGGTGGCCAGGCCCATGTCTACCACCGCCAGGATGCCCAGGAAGTGGTACATGGGCTGGTGCAGGGTTGCCTCGTGACTGATGATGATCAGGATAAGGATGTTGGCACTGAGAGCTAAGAGGTAGAGCCACGCCAGGGGCAGAGAGAGCCAGTGCTGCCAGGTGTGAATGCCTGGGAAACCCATCAGAACGAACTCAGAGACCTGGCCCTTCGAGCTGTTGGCACCGCTGAGCTCCTGGAACATCTTCACCAAGAGGAAAAACATTCAGGGTGAGGACTCTGAATACTCTCCCTGACGTTGCCTGTTTCCTGGTCTTGAAGGAGAGGAGTGCTCATCCTTGCAGTTCTCATCTTACCGTGAACATTTCCTGGACTCTTCTAATGAAACAGAACCTGGGATAACGCAGTTTGTGCGTTAGCTACGCTAATTATCACAAAAACTCCATAAGCAGGTCATGTTGAAACCATGCTCCAGACCATAGCTCTTTGAGTTTTTAACCACAAGTTCTTTCCTTTAGCCTCTCCGTCCTGCCTGGCCCCCAAGTCTTAAAAGGCTGACTCAGGAGTTAACTATTAGGAAATACAGGTAGAGCTAACAACGGGTTAATGCAGCCTTCATTTTGTCATGTCCTGCCTTGGCCCCCTACCTTCCTACTCAGATGTACCTTCTAGTTAGAGTTCGATGGCACCTGATGTCTGGGGTCCCCCAATGACCTCTTCCTGGCTCAactgctttcttttcctaatgGTTACTTTCTACTTAGAGCTGTGTCCCTCCCAGCGCTGCCTTTTGTCATTGAACCCCTCCCTGACACCCCTTCCCTACAAGTGagcttcattccagagagaaggtcaggAAGCGATACTCCCACAGACAACCAGAAGCCCTCCCCGGACCGACTGGCCCCAGAGTTGACGACTCTGAAATGAGCTGTGGATGAAAACTACGACAGACACCACGGTCAGTAACCCTGTCTTCTGAGCTCAGCCTCTGtccctctctgctttctctttgcaAGAGAGGACATGGCTCTGAGGtactagcctgctgtgtcctcctctgCCTCGCAAAGCAACAAGcctgtcctttctcttcctcaaagaaCTCggtctctgagacttaattggtgccGGTGTACAGAGCCTGCATTTGTGGCGACAACGTTACATGCACCTTCTCAAAATTAAGATACAGAGTATCAAGGAAAGTCAGGACCTTGGTCGTTATCTTCCACCAGGTAAGACACTGGGGCTGGACAAGAGGAAAGCCCTCTGATGCCAGAGCCTGCTTCTTAAGTTTGACATTGCTACCAATGCATAGACTCAGAGCAGTAGCTTTTCTGTCCGAAAATAGTTTAGTAACATATTAGTTGATAGAACATCAGAAAACCTCTTTTCATCAAAGACCTTGGGAATTTGACGATACTCATAAATATGAGTTAATTTTCATGAAACTCTGGGTTATGTTAGCGTAGTCAGCATAACTTATGTTCTCCAGTGAGGAAACTATAAAGTGTCTAAAAAATGGGCATGAACAGTCTAAAGACAAACTGCGCCAACAGAGAACAAGAGTAGTTGATAGATCTCAGTATTCTGAGTCCAGTTGATTCTGGCTTTGAGTCAGTTTCCCCTACGTGGACATACGTTTGCTTCTTGGAACAGTCCAGACAGTCACCTCGTCATCAGTACAGAAGACATGAAATCAAAACACACTGAGTCTGAGATCGCTGTTATGACGGAAGGCCCGCTATAGCTCTCATATTGTACATAGGTACACCTGATGTAAACATCAACACTTGAACTTGAAAACCGAAGGCATAGTTTTATGATCTGTTTCTACCAGAAACATgctgtttactttcttttctctgcaagCCCTAAATAGTAAGTACACCACACAAAGCCACAACACTTGAACATTCTGTGGTTCAAAATTCTGGTATGCAGAGGGGGGCAATGCTGATGCACACCTGGCGACTCTTTTAACCTTCAACCATGAACTCGTCGTGGCTATCGCTTCACTCTTCTCGTCGTGGGGGTGACTTATACTTAACACTCAGTACAACCTAACCAAAGTCTCCTACTTGCTTAGGAAAATAAGTAGGTATTTATAATAAGCCTGGAAAACCAAAGTGTGTTCATTGCAACTGGACACCTGGGGAATTGAACTTTTTTCCATGAAAACCCACTCTTCCTTAATCCTTCTGCCTCCAGATAGGGAGAGGGAATCCAATCTTAAGTCATGCAAATAGTCAATTCATGTACTTCCAGGAACAATCCCCATGTATTCTCTGTCCACAGAATGAGAAAAGGCTCATCTCCACTCCCCTATTGTGTTTCCTTTAGTACCTTTGTCTCTGGATGGCAGACCTGTGAGCTGAAGGCCACCTGCTCCAGCTGTGCCGGATCCTGATGAAGAAAGTACGACTCTGCAGGATATGTACATTTGCAGTCTTGGGCTACTACGTCTCCTGATGTTTGTCCTGGTGAACGAAATAGCTTTAACATGTGTTCTCTGTCCCCAGGCGAGTATCACAAAACACCAGAGATGCTGGTGCTGGTCTGGGAATTAAGCGGCCCTCGTGGAGGAGGAAGAGTGGAAAGTCCCATTTGCAGCCTCTCACCTACTGGACGAAGGAGAGACGCAGTTTATCTGTGTGTTTCGATATCTCTGTGCTTGCGTGAGAGTGATACACACGAGGCAGTGAGAGTGAACCCAATTGCCTTTGAATGAGTACGAAGGACGTTAATGTTTCTTAAGGTGGTTTGTCTCTTTCCTGGTGGGAACAAAGGCTGTGTGGGACACACCTGGAAAGCACTGACGGTGTTTCAGAAGGTTTTAGTTTCACTCACACACGTCCACACGTCATTTGACTCGCCAACATTTTCGTTCACGTGAGCATGGGGACGAACGTGGTGGCTTTGTGGGAGTTTGCCAGCAGTTCGCATGTACTCGTACAAATATTAAGCTGGGGGTATTTAGAAGAGATGCCTAAGTGTATATGGAGTAATGATGATGTGATGAGAGCAAAGAACCAATAAAACCCATGCTGATTCTAGTCTTGTAACCTGTAGCAAGATATTGAAAGCAGGACCTATAGTGTTCATTCGCTGGAAAAATACACATGATTTTGGAAGGAGATAAATTGCACCTTTGAAATTACGTAATGTGGAGGTAACTGCTGATACATTTCTTGGTATAACCTTCCTACATATGATTTTGGACAAAAATGGGGGCAGTGCCATATTGAAACATAAATGCTGTCATTATAAAAGACCTTCACAGGTAAGTACTTCAAGGGGTGATTATTCAGCAATATCATGATTTAATAAATGTGCATAATATGTAGTTACACAATCCATTGCAGCACATTCctaatacgtgtgtgtgtgcacgtgaccagagagagagaagagttttAGCACAGCGCTCTTTACACTGTATCAGTTGTTATTAAAGCAAAAGTCTCTTGCCatagaataattatttaaatcacTAAAAAGGTATAATTGAggcgttcccctcgtggctcagtggttcgcAAACCAGGtgagtagccatgaggatgtgggtttgatccctggccttgctcagtgagttagggacctggcactgctgtgagctcgggtgtaggtcacagatgcactttggatcctgtggtgctgtggctgtggcataagcttgcggctacagctccgatttgacccctagcctgggcacctccataggccacaggtacagccctaaaaaagaccaaaaaaatgtgtgACTGAGTGCCTGTTATTTCATTCAAAACGTTGTGCAACCATTCGCACGATGTAACAGCAGGACACTTCCATTGTTTAAAAAGAACCCTCCACAACTGTTACTCAGTCACCACGTATTGacctgcccctccagcccctgccaacAACGAAGTTGGGTTTTGATTCCACGGATCACCTATTCGGGAGAGTTCAAGTATTTGAACCCGCAGCCTCTGGTGTCTTGGGCCTATGGCACATGGGGTCCTGAGAGCGAGATGGCCTCATTGGTGTAAAGTGACCAAGCTGACTAAAGGAGCCATTAGAAAGGCTGTTTCTAGGTGTCtgcagaagggaaaagagagctgCATCAAGGCCTCATTCCTAAGTTGCTGACTGAAAGAATATGCGCAACCTGAGAGTTGAGAGTTCACTGTTATTTGGGGCAGAAGGAAGCCCTAAgtccaggaggcagcatctccaGCTACCCTGAGGAAACCGCTCTAAGGAAgcgagggaggggctgggatatGGAGGCCTTTAGCGAGGAAGGGCAGGTAGACACCCaatggtcacacacacacagtggccaGGTGCTTTAGCAATAGACCTAAGACAGGCAGAAACACACCATGAGTGGTTATCCTCATGGATCAAATCTCCCCCAGGtaactctttttccttctgaacaTCAGGGCAAAGTGTGGCTGACACAGTCACTTTCACAAACCCAGACTCCAATGAATAGACCTAGAATTTAATGCCATTGAAACAAtttcgtttttaaaaaaattatcctcatATCCATTAAACAGAGTTAAACAAAGactaattcattttcaaaataggtTTGGCCCGTTGACCCTATACCAACTCCGCAGTAATTCTTCAAAACGATTCTCAGACGACATCCCCCAAAGGCTCTCAAGGTCATGAAGCCACACCTAGTGCTTGACATTAGATTTTGCCTGGGCAGATGTTTTCCTTGTAGAGGTGGCCCACGTATCTGGAGATTCCCGTACAAGTCAGGAGACAGTCTTTCAAGTCCCTGATGAAGCTGCTCGGAACCCAGTGGTTTCCGGTTTCTGGAGCGactaggcagagagaaaagaaaagtcttcTATTTCCACCCACACCTGTGAATTCTCAACTTGCTATAAGTCATAGACGCCTTGAGGGGAATAGACTCTCTGCAGCTGAAAAGCATAGATTAAAACCAGTAATAGGCCAGACCAAGAGTCATGGGAATTGAGTTCATATTGAGCAGTGTATGGACTCTCTCCTAAGTGAGTTCTGTTCGGAGTCCAGTTTGTAACCACTTCCCTTTTTCCTGGGAGGGCATCAGCCCAACAGCCAAGGAACGTTTTAACC from the Sus scrofa isolate TJ Tabasco breed Duroc chromosome 9, Sscrofa11.1, whole genome shotgun sequence genome contains:
- the LOC110262329 gene encoding putative olfactory receptor 56B2, encoding MFQELSGANSSKGQVSEFVLMGFPGIHTWQHWLSLPLAWLYLLALSANILILIIISHEATLHQPMYHFLGILAVVDMGLATTIMPKILAILWFDAKAISLPECFLQMYVIHCFVAMESGVFVCMAMDRYVAICRPLHYTSIVTRSFVAKATVFMALRSCLLTIPVPVLAAQRQYCSRNEIEHCLCSNRGVTRLACDDRTISSMYQLLLAWTLMGSDLGLIMLSYALILHSVLKLNSAEAASKALSTCTSHLILILFFYTVIVVISVTHSAAMTVPLIPVLLNVLHNVIPPALNPVVYALKNKELRHGLYKVLKLKVKDN